TTAGTAAAAATTGTAGATCAAAATACCTTAAAAGCTACATTTTTTATATCAGATACAAATATGGAACAAATTAAAAGAAATAATAATGATTTAAAAAGCGCAAAAGCTAATTTTACTTTAAATGGTAAGACTTATGAAGGTAAAGTTGAGTTTATATCAAATTATAATGAATTAGCAAGCACTAAGGCTTATGCGGTTTTTGAAAATACTAATCAAGAATTAAGTGCAGGAACATTTGTTAGTCTTAAACTAAGCAATATTATGCAAAATGATTCTTTTGTAATTAGTAGAGAAAATTTATTACAAGATATTGATGGATATTATGTATTTGTTAAAGACAAAAATATAACAAAACAAATTCATGTTAAAACAATTTTTGATGATGAGAAAATTGCCGTAATTGACGCAAAAACAAGTGATTTAAAAGTTGATGATGAATTGATTTTAAATAATTATAAAAAGATTTATCCTGGCGCAAAAATAGCAACTAAGGCAGAATTTGGTGCGATGATGCAAAAGCAAGCTCCTAAAGAGCAGACTAAGGAACAATAATGTTTTCTAAGTTTTTTATATATAGACCAGTATTTGCGATAGTTGTTTCAATTATAATTACTATTGCTGGTATTTTAGGAATGAAGGGTTTGCCTATTGAAGAATATCCTAATGTAACATCTCCAACGGTTAGGGTAACTGCTAATTATTCTGGCGTTGATGCAGCTACGCTTTCTCAAAATGTAGCAAGTATTCTTGAAGACGCAATTAATGGTGTTGAAGATATGATTTATATAACTTCAAGCTCAAGTTCAAGTGGTTTGATGTTTTTAAATGTTTATTTTAAGGTTGGAAAAGACCCATCAAAAGCATTAATTGATGTTAATAATAAAGTTCAAAGCGTTCAAGCAAAAATGCCTGAAGAAGTTAAAAAATTAGGTGTTAGTGTTGATGAAACTAGCTCAAATATTTTAGCTGTTGTTTCGTTTTATTCTCCTGATGATAGCCGTGATGAAACTTATCTAAGTAACTATGCTACATTAAATGTGGCTGAAGAGTTAAAGAGATTAGAAGGTATTGGTAGTGCTGAAGTAATTGGAGCTAAAGATTATTCTATGAGAATTTGGCTTGATTCAGAAAAGCTTAATAAATATGATTTAAATCCAGCTGTTGTAAGTGCAGCTATAAGAGAACAAAACTCACAATATCCAACAGGAACTATAGGCGATTTACCTATGAAAGAAATTAGTCCATTTGTTTATACAATGAGTGCTAAAGGTAAGCTTAGTAAGGTAAGTGATTTTGAAAATATCATAATAAAAGCACTTCCAAATGGAAATATTTTATATTTAAAAGATATAGCAAGAGTAGAGATAGGAACTAAAAACTATGGTTTTGCCGGACTTAATAATGGTAAAAAAATGGTTCCTATGATGATTAATTTAAAATCAGGTGCAAATGCTATAGCAGTAGCTAAAGCTGTGCAAGAAAAATTAGAAGAGCTAAGCAAATTCTTCCCAAGTGGTGTTGCTTATAGTATGCCTTATGATACTACCGATTTCGTAAAAGATAGTATAAGCGAAGTTGTTCAAACATTTGTTGAAGCTATTTTACTTGTTTTAATAGTTATGTATATGTTCTTAAAAAACCTTCGTGCAACTATTATTCCATTAATTGCTGTGCCGGTTTCTTTACTTGGAACTTTTGCTTTCCTTTATGTTTTTGGTTTTACAATCAATCTTATTACATTATTTGCTTTAGTTTTAGCAATCGGCATTGTTGTTGATGATGCTATTGTTGTTGTAGAAAATGTTGAGCGTGTGTTTAGAAGTGGTATTACAAAAGATGTAAAAGCAGCTACTAAAATGGCAATGGATGAAGTAACCGGACCTGTAATTTCTATCGTTTTAGTATTAAGTGCGGTATTTATTCCTGTATCATTTTTAGATGGATTTGTAGGGCAAATTCAAAGACAATTTGCAATTACTCTTGTAATTTCTGTTTGTATTTCAGGTTTTGTTGCATTAACGCTAACTCCTGCATTATGCGGTATATTATTAAAAGACCATGAAGATAAGCCTTTTTATTTAGTTAAAAAATTTAATGACTTTTTTGATTGGAGTATTAATATTTTTGGTAGTGCAGTTGCAAAAGTTTTAAGACATGTAATTCCAAGTTTAATAGTAGTTGCTATATTCTTTTATGGAATTTTTGCCTTACTAAAAATTATTCCTAGCTCACTTGTTCCTAGCGAAGATAAGGGTGCTGTATTAGTTTTATCACAATTAAAATCTTCTAGCAACCTAGATAAAACTCTAGCCTTTAATAATAAAATCTATGATATGGTTAAGAATAATCCTGCAGTAGAAAGTATGATTTCTTTAAATGGATTTGATGTAGAGAGTTCAGCTCTTTCTCCAAGTGCTGGAATTTCATTTATTACATTAAAAGATTATAAAGATAGAAAAGATTTAGGTATTAATGGAGATAGTGAAAATTTAGCTAATACTTGGATGAAAAATATGTGGCTTGACCCTGATGGTTTTGCATTTTTCTTAAATCCACCACCGATTATGGGGCTTTCTTTAACAGGCGGATTTGAAATGTATGTGCAAAATAAATCAGGTAAAAGTTATGAAGAAATTAAAAAAGATATAGATACTTTACTTGCAGCAGCATCAAAAAGACCTGAATTAACTCAAGCAAGAACGACTTTAAACACTGATTATCCTGAGTTAAAAGTAAGTGTTGATGAGAAAAAAGCTAAAATTTTAGGGCTTAGTTTAAGTGATATATATTCAAATTTAAATTTAATTTTTGGTTCTGTTTATGTGAATGATTTTACTGCTTTAGGTAAAAATTTCCAAGTAAATGTAAGAGGCGATGAAGAATTTAGAAATAAAAGAACAAGTCTTGAAAATATTTATGTTAAAAATAGTGAAGGCAAAAGTATATCTTTAGCTAGTGTTGTTGATATTAAGCCAAGTGTAGCAGCGTTTTCAGTAACTAGATTTAACCTTTTCCCAGCTGCAAAAGTTACAGCTTCGCCAGCTCCAGGATATACTAGTGGAGATGCTATTAATGCTATAGTTGAAGTGTTTAATGAAACTATGAATAAAGATGAATATTCTTATGCTTGGGCAGGAAGTTCTTATGAAGAAGTAAATGCTAGTGGTAGTGGTTCTACTGCATTTGCATTAGGTATGGTATTTGTATTTTTAATACTTGCAGCTCAATATGAAAGATGGTTAATGCCACTTGCAGTAATTACGGCAGTTCCTTTTGCAGTATTTGGAAGTTTAGCAGCAACTTATTTAAGGGGTATGCAAAATGACATATATTTTCAAATAGGTTTATTATTGTTAATTGGTCTTAGTGCAAAAAATGCTATATTAATTGTTGAATTTGCTATGGAAGAAAAATATAAACACGGCTTAAGCACTTATGATGCAGCTATAAAGGCGGCAAAACTTAGATTTAGACCTATTATTATGACTTCTTTAGCGTTTGGTTTTGGTATTTTACCTTTAGTATTTAGTGAAGGTTCAGGTAGTGCTGCTAGACACTCACTTAGCACAGGGCTAGTTGGTGGTATTATTATAGCTTCTAGTATATCTATTTTATTTGTGCCTTTATTTTTCTATTTACTAGAGAGTTTAAATGATAAGGTTTTTAAAAAGAAAGGAAAGCAAATTAATGAATAAGCTTTTAATATCAGCAATCGCAGCTTTATTTTTAGCTGCTTGCTCTAGTGTTAATAATTATGAGCTTAAAACTCCAAATAATTTAGATAATAATACTAAATTTGAAATTAAAGATTGGAGAAGCTTAGGCAAAGATGAAAATCTTAATCGCTTGATTGAGATTGCTATGGAAAATAATGAAGATGTTAAAATGGCTATTAATAATCTTTTAATAGCTGAATCAAATTTAGTAAGTGTTGGGATTAAAAGAGAGCCTAGCATTAATCTTGGAATTAATGCAAATGAGAGATTAATTAAACACCAAAAGCCAACTTACGGGCATTCTTTAGGTCTTAATTTATCTTATGAAATAGATTTATTAAATAAATTTGGTAAGGCTAAAGATAACGCTATTTATAGTGCTAATATTAGCGAATTTGATGTAGAAAACACTTATCAAACTATTGGATTTAGTATTGCAAAACTTTATTATCAAGTTGTAGCAACTAATAAAAAAATAGAAATTTTAGAAGACTTTATAAATAGCTATGAAAAAACTTTAAAATTAAAAGAAGAGCAATATAAATTAGGCTTTATTACAAAATCAGTTCTTTTACAAACTAAAGAACAATTTACTCTAAATCAAACTAAATTAAGAAGTTTAAAATTAGAAAGAGATTTGTATATTAATTCTTTAGATATTTTAGTTTATGGATTAAATCAAGAAAAAGAACCAATTAAATTTGCTAATAACTTAATAGAAGATTTTGTTATGCCAGCTACTATACCAAGCTCTGTTATGACAAATCGTCCTGATATAGCAAAAGCAATTTTAGATGTAAAAATAGCTCATAATAATGCAAAAATTGCTTGGGATAGCTTTTTTCCAACCTTTACAATAGGTGCTGGTGTTAGTTGGAGTGGAGATACACATAATGTATTTTCTGACCCTGTTGGCTCAATTACTGCTAGTTTGTTACAACCTTTATTTAATTTAGGTGATGTTGATGAGCAAGTAATTAGAGCAAATTTAGCTCAAGATAATGCAGTATTAGGCTATGAAAAAGTAGTAAAAACTGCGTTAAAAGAAATAGAAGATGCTATTTTAAAATATAATAATGCTGAAGTTAAATTAAGAGATTATGATGAAATAGTAAAACTAGAAGAAGAAATTTATGAGTTTAATAAGCTTAAATTTAATGAAGGAGAAATCAGCTTTTTAGAATTCTTAGATAGCGAAAGAGCTTTACAAAATAGCTTAATAGAGCAAATTGATTTAAAATTAGGCAAGATAACTGCAGGAATTGATGCTTATAAAGCTATTGGAGTTAAAAAACTTGAATTTAGGAAGTGATTTTTATATGAACCTAGCCTTAAAAGAGGCTTGGAAATATCAATTCTTAACTTATCCAAATCCTGCCGTAGGTTGTCTAGTATTAGATAAATACGGCAAGATTTTAAGCATTAAAGCACACCAAAAAGCAGGAACATTTCACGCAGAAAGATTATGTGTGAATGAAATCTTAGAAAAATATGGAAAAGATGCTTTAAAAGATAGTGTATTTTATGTAACTTTAGAGCCTTGCAGTAAGCAAGGTCGCACTCCACCTTGTCATGAATTATTAATAAAATATAAAGTTAAAGAAGTAAATATAGGCTCAAGTGATAGTTCTCAAAATGGTATAAATGAATTAAGGCAAGCTGGAATTAAAGTAAATCTTGGGATTTTACAAGATGAATGCGATAAACTAATTGCTCCATTTAAATTCTGGCTAGATAATAAGCCTTTTGTTTTATTTAAATTAGCAATTAATCTAAATTATAACAATGAAGGTAGTATTAGTAATGAGTATTTAAGGACATATTTTCACGAAATTAGAACCAATATAGATTATTTAATAATTTGTGGCAATACTTTAAGACTTGATAATCCTATGCTTGATGCTAGATATTCTACTAGCAAAAAAGCACCTAATTTATTAGTATTTTCAAAATATTTTCAAGATTTAAATTCTAATTTTAAATCTCTAAATATTTTTAAAACTAATAGAGAAATTATTTTTGGTAAAAATCCTTTAAAATTAAAAGATGAATTGCAAGAGCAAAATATTAAATTTGTAATGATTGAAGGTGGGTTTAATGCCTTAGAACTTTTCAAAAATCAAATAGATTGGTTGTTTTTACAACAAAGTAATTCTACTTATAAAAATTCAAATAACTTTAAGTTAAGTTTAAGTCCTATTTATCAAAGCACTACAAAAGATTTTTATAATAAACCACACGAATACCAACAATTCGGATTTTATGAAATAAGGGAATAAATGTTAGAAAAATATTTTGAAAAATTCCTAGTAAATTCTAGGTTTATTACAATCTTACCTGTTATTTTTGGTCTTTTAGGTGCTTTTATGTTATTTTTTATTGCTAGTTTTGATGTGTATAAGGTCATAAAAGTTACATATACTTATTATTTTTTAGGTGCTGATATTGACATTCACGAAGAAGCTGTAAGCACTATAGTTGGAGCTGTTGATTTATATTTAATGGCTTTAGTTTTTTATATATTTTCTTTTGGAATATATGAATTATTTATAAGCGATGTTGAAGAATTTAAACAATACAAACAAAGCAAGGTTTTAGAAGTTCATAGTTTAGATGAGCTAAAAGATAAGCTTGGTAAAGTTATTATTATGGTTTTAGTTGTTAATTTTTTCCAACACGCACTTAATTTAAAATTTAGCTCAAGTATGGATATGCTTTATTTAGCAATCGGTATTATGTGTATTTGCCTTGGATTATGGGCTTTACATAAAAGTGATAATAAATCTAAAGAACACTAAGGAGCAAAGATGATATTTATAGATACTTGTTTTGGAAAAAAAAGTGATGTTATGCCTATTTGGATGATGCGTCAAGCAGGTAGATACCTAGCTGAATACAAGGCTACTCGTGCTAGAGCAGGAGATTTTTTAAGTCTTTGTAAGGATTATAAATTAGCTAGCGAAGTTACGCTTCAGCCAGTGGATATACTAGATTTTGATGCGGCTATTATATTTTCAGATATTTTAGTAGTGCCACTTGAGATGGGCTTACCACTTAGATTTGAAGCAGGTGAAGGTCCTGTGTTTGATGAGATAATATCAAGTGAAATTGATGTAGAAAAATTAAATATAAATGCAGCTAGTAAATTAACTTATGTTTATGACGCTATAAAATTAACTCGTGAAAAATTAGCTTCAAATAAAGCTTTAATAGGATTTTGTGGTGCTCCTTGGACTTTAGCAACATATATGATAGAAGGAAAAGGCTCTAAAACTTATGTAAAAAGTAAAAGAATGATTTATGAAAATCCAGCCCTAGCACATAAATTATTAGCAAAAATTACTGAAGTTTTAAAAGAATACTGCGAAAATCAAATAAAAGCAGGTGCTAATGCTATTCAGATTTTTGATAGC
This is a stretch of genomic DNA from Campylobacter sp. RM12651. It encodes these proteins:
- a CDS encoding multidrug efflux RND transporter permease subunit, whose translation is MFSKFFIYRPVFAIVVSIIITIAGILGMKGLPIEEYPNVTSPTVRVTANYSGVDAATLSQNVASILEDAINGVEDMIYITSSSSSSGLMFLNVYFKVGKDPSKALIDVNNKVQSVQAKMPEEVKKLGVSVDETSSNILAVVSFYSPDDSRDETYLSNYATLNVAEELKRLEGIGSAEVIGAKDYSMRIWLDSEKLNKYDLNPAVVSAAIREQNSQYPTGTIGDLPMKEISPFVYTMSAKGKLSKVSDFENIIIKALPNGNILYLKDIARVEIGTKNYGFAGLNNGKKMVPMMINLKSGANAIAVAKAVQEKLEELSKFFPSGVAYSMPYDTTDFVKDSISEVVQTFVEAILLVLIVMYMFLKNLRATIIPLIAVPVSLLGTFAFLYVFGFTINLITLFALVLAIGIVVDDAIVVVENVERVFRSGITKDVKAATKMAMDEVTGPVISIVLVLSAVFIPVSFLDGFVGQIQRQFAITLVISVCISGFVALTLTPALCGILLKDHEDKPFYLVKKFNDFFDWSINIFGSAVAKVLRHVIPSLIVVAIFFYGIFALLKIIPSSLVPSEDKGAVLVLSQLKSSSNLDKTLAFNNKIYDMVKNNPAVESMISLNGFDVESSALSPSAGISFITLKDYKDRKDLGINGDSENLANTWMKNMWLDPDGFAFFLNPPPIMGLSLTGGFEMYVQNKSGKSYEEIKKDIDTLLAAASKRPELTQARTTLNTDYPELKVSVDEKKAKILGLSLSDIYSNLNLIFGSVYVNDFTALGKNFQVNVRGDEEFRNKRTSLENIYVKNSEGKSISLASVVDIKPSVAAFSVTRFNLFPAAKVTASPAPGYTSGDAINAIVEVFNETMNKDEYSYAWAGSSYEEVNASGSGSTAFALGMVFVFLILAAQYERWLMPLAVITAVPFAVFGSLAATYLRGMQNDIYFQIGLLLLIGLSAKNAILIVEFAMEEKYKHGLSTYDAAIKAAKLRFRPIIMTSLAFGFGILPLVFSEGSGSAARHSLSTGLVGGIIIASSISILFVPLFFYLLESLNDKVFKKKGKQINE
- a CDS encoding TolC family protein, with amino-acid sequence MNKLLISAIAALFLAACSSVNNYELKTPNNLDNNTKFEIKDWRSLGKDENLNRLIEIAMENNEDVKMAINNLLIAESNLVSVGIKREPSINLGINANERLIKHQKPTYGHSLGLNLSYEIDLLNKFGKAKDNAIYSANISEFDVENTYQTIGFSIAKLYYQVVATNKKIEILEDFINSYEKTLKLKEEQYKLGFITKSVLLQTKEQFTLNQTKLRSLKLERDLYINSLDILVYGLNQEKEPIKFANNLIEDFVMPATIPSSVMTNRPDIAKAILDVKIAHNNAKIAWDSFFPTFTIGAGVSWSGDTHNVFSDPVGSITASLLQPLFNLGDVDEQVIRANLAQDNAVLGYEKVVKTALKEIEDAILKYNNAEVKLRDYDEIVKLEEEIYEFNKLKFNEGEISFLEFLDSERALQNSLIEQIDLKLGKITAGIDAYKAIGVKKLEFRK
- the ribD gene encoding bifunctional diaminohydroxyphosphoribosylaminopyrimidine deaminase/5-amino-6-(5-phosphoribosylamino)uracil reductase RibD — its product is MNLALKEAWKYQFLTYPNPAVGCLVLDKYGKILSIKAHQKAGTFHAERLCVNEILEKYGKDALKDSVFYVTLEPCSKQGRTPPCHELLIKYKVKEVNIGSSDSSQNGINELRQAGIKVNLGILQDECDKLIAPFKFWLDNKPFVLFKLAINLNYNNEGSISNEYLRTYFHEIRTNIDYLIICGNTLRLDNPMLDARYSTSKKAPNLLVFSKYFQDLNSNFKSLNIFKTNREIIFGKNPLKLKDELQEQNIKFVMIEGGFNALELFKNQIDWLFLQQSNSTYKNSNNFKLSLSPIYQSTTKDFYNKPHEYQQFGFYEIRE
- a CDS encoding YqhA family protein — translated: MLEKYFEKFLVNSRFITILPVIFGLLGAFMLFFIASFDVYKVIKVTYTYYFLGADIDIHEEAVSTIVGAVDLYLMALVFYIFSFGIYELFISDVEEFKQYKQSKVLEVHSLDELKDKLGKVIIMVLVVNFFQHALNLKFSSSMDMLYLAIGIMCICLGLWALHKSDNKSKEH
- the hemE gene encoding uroporphyrinogen decarboxylase, whose product is MIFIDTCFGKKSDVMPIWMMRQAGRYLAEYKATRARAGDFLSLCKDYKLASEVTLQPVDILDFDAAIIFSDILVVPLEMGLPLRFEAGEGPVFDEIISSEIDVEKLNINAASKLTYVYDAIKLTREKLASNKALIGFCGAPWTLATYMIEGKGSKTYVKSKRMIYENPALAHKLLAKITEVLKEYCENQIKAGANAIQIFDSWANALEPSAYLEFAWKYIQDLASYLKTKYPHIAIIAFPKGVGGFIECLDAKIDVLGVDWSTPLQVAAKTPYVLQGNLEPCRLYSKKAIKEGVEIIKELTKDKAHIFNLGHGILPDIPVENVRYLIDCVRNA